The following proteins come from a genomic window of Streptomyces sp. GS7:
- a CDS encoding FxLD family lanthipeptide has translation MSVQFEDATATSRPQKAGHEGDLKGWDLDVSIVESGPSADRLIRMTDDGCGQTCESACSATCP, from the coding sequence GTGTCCGTCCAGTTCGAAGACGCAACGGCGACGTCGCGCCCGCAGAAGGCAGGCCATGAAGGGGACTTGAAGGGCTGGGATCTGGATGTCTCCATCGTCGAGTCCGGCCCTTCGGCCGACCGGCTCATCCGGATGACCGACGACGGTTGCGGCCAGACCTGCGAGTCCGCCTGCTCAGCGACCTGCCCGTAA
- a CDS encoding lantibiotic dehydratase produces MYEYVDAAMLRAVAWPPGHQVRSWPDPTAGAASWRTWLKQTLRIPGFATALDQASPTLGHRVRDICGGKQLPEPAVWKAVLAVTRYLLRASSRATPFGLFAGVMPARIAEVPTVHIGAGHRAVAMPDAAWLTAVIERLEVESALLPRLTVQAHALVVEKEGHLILRHRGDGSLGGPPAHVRVRATIPVRSAMDAARQPIRAVSLASKLAADFPHVPSDVIDKLLVDLTAQRLLITNLRGPMTTTDPLGHLLDVLKAAEVEDITTVADIAAQLRQIADGLARHNTTSTRAREQRAQLTSAMQHLHPCSRPPLGVDLRLKGEVTIPHEVAAEAARAATALVRLARRPFLSRAWTRWHGRFLERYGPRALVPVLEAVDDTGLGYPEGFLGGPPAEANGSLTERDLKLLALAQNAALRRQGEIVLDDSMIADLAAAGPEMRVQPTTELTVRVHAASARDLEPGEFTLAVTGVSRTAGTVTGRFLHLLEPGDRERMTKAYAAAATATEGALPIQVSAPPLYVGAENVARAPLAMPAVLTLGECHEHTDNRRVLLEDVAVTADTHRLYLISQTMRRPLEFVTLNAVEPTHRTHPLVRFLTEANNSMSVPCTNFDWGAATSLPFLPALRYRRTILAPARWRLTADELADREADGAQWNRALTAWRDQVAAPSTIYAGDGDQRIRLDLTEPAHRALLRAQVQRDGVAVLRAETAPDAGWVDGRAHELVIPLAFNGEPGPAPQWLDSGKTVGREHGHLPGCDGRFLVKLYGHPDHYGSILTRFLPHLLTELGSTVRWWFLPYSDPNDHLRLRLIVPTDRAASTPGAIGAWTQRLRQAGLISRVQWDTDFPETARFGGVQAIDAAEAYFAADSKAAAAQITYSSTKGGPDARALTAASMLDLTTSLIGNPAEAMSWLIDHAQTTSTPPARDLYDQAVTLGNPNDRCDLARQPDGEQILARWAQRRETLAAYKAVLDTAGTASATALLPELLHLHHTRIAGLDLKAEGQCLHLARAAALSWTARGRSGS; encoded by the coding sequence GTGTACGAGTACGTCGATGCCGCCATGCTGCGGGCCGTGGCCTGGCCGCCGGGTCACCAGGTCCGGTCATGGCCCGATCCGACCGCAGGTGCGGCGTCCTGGCGGACGTGGCTGAAGCAGACCCTGCGCATACCCGGCTTCGCAACCGCGTTGGATCAGGCCAGTCCCACACTGGGGCACCGCGTACGGGACATTTGCGGCGGCAAGCAACTGCCGGAGCCCGCCGTGTGGAAGGCGGTGCTGGCCGTCACGCGCTATCTGCTGCGCGCTTCGAGCCGGGCCACCCCGTTCGGCCTGTTCGCCGGGGTGATGCCTGCCCGGATCGCTGAGGTGCCGACTGTGCACATCGGCGCCGGGCACCGAGCCGTCGCCATGCCGGACGCCGCGTGGCTGACCGCGGTGATCGAACGATTGGAAGTCGAATCCGCGCTTCTGCCGCGCCTGACGGTTCAAGCCCACGCGCTCGTGGTCGAGAAGGAGGGCCACCTGATTCTCAGGCACCGCGGCGACGGCAGCTTGGGCGGCCCCCCAGCCCACGTCCGGGTCCGCGCCACCATACCCGTCAGGTCGGCCATGGACGCGGCGCGGCAACCCATCCGTGCGGTATCCCTCGCGTCCAAACTGGCCGCCGACTTCCCCCACGTCCCCTCCGACGTGATTGACAAGCTGCTGGTGGACCTGACCGCCCAGCGCCTCCTGATCACGAACCTGCGCGGCCCGATGACAACGACAGATCCGCTGGGCCATCTGCTAGATGTCCTCAAGGCAGCGGAGGTTGAGGACATCACCACCGTGGCCGACATCGCCGCCCAGCTACGCCAGATAGCTGACGGTTTAGCCCGGCACAACACCACCTCCACCCGAGCGCGAGAGCAGCGCGCCCAGCTCACCAGCGCGATGCAGCACCTCCACCCCTGCTCCAGGCCGCCGCTCGGTGTCGACCTGCGGCTCAAGGGAGAGGTGACGATCCCGCATGAGGTGGCTGCCGAGGCCGCTCGGGCCGCGACGGCACTGGTACGGCTGGCTCGCCGCCCCTTCCTCAGCCGCGCCTGGACCCGCTGGCACGGCCGCTTCCTGGAACGCTACGGCCCGCGCGCCCTGGTGCCGGTCCTGGAGGCTGTGGACGACACTGGCCTTGGCTACCCGGAGGGCTTCCTGGGTGGGCCACCCGCCGAGGCAAATGGCTCGCTGACTGAGCGAGATCTGAAACTGCTGGCGCTCGCGCAGAACGCAGCGCTGCGCCGCCAGGGCGAGATCGTTCTGGACGACTCCATGATCGCCGACCTGGCCGCCGCAGGCCCCGAGATGCGCGTCCAGCCGACCACAGAACTGACCGTGCGCGTCCACGCCGCCAGCGCCCGAGACCTGGAGCCAGGGGAGTTCACCCTCGCGGTCACCGGAGTGTCGCGCACCGCCGGCACGGTCACCGGCAGGTTCCTTCACCTCCTCGAACCCGGTGACCGCGAGCGGATGACGAAGGCGTATGCAGCTGCGGCCACCGCGACCGAGGGCGCCTTGCCCATACAGGTCTCTGCACCCCCGCTGTACGTGGGCGCCGAGAACGTCGCGCGGGCTCCCCTGGCGATGCCCGCCGTCCTTACCCTTGGCGAGTGCCACGAGCACACCGACAACAGGCGGGTGCTCCTGGAAGACGTCGCGGTCACCGCGGACACACACCGCCTCTACCTGATCTCGCAGACCATGCGCCGACCGCTGGAGTTCGTAACCCTCAATGCGGTGGAGCCAACCCACCGCACGCATCCGCTCGTTCGGTTCCTCACCGAGGCCAACAACTCGATGAGCGTCCCGTGCACGAACTTCGACTGGGGAGCGGCGACGAGCCTGCCGTTCCTCCCCGCGCTGCGCTACCGACGCACGATCCTGGCTCCGGCACGCTGGCGGCTCACGGCCGATGAACTGGCCGACCGTGAGGCAGACGGAGCGCAGTGGAACCGTGCCCTGACCGCGTGGCGGGACCAAGTGGCCGCCCCAAGCACTATCTATGCCGGCGACGGCGACCAGCGCATCCGCCTGGACCTGACCGAACCTGCGCACCGGGCGCTACTGCGAGCACAGGTGCAACGCGACGGGGTCGCCGTGCTCCGCGCGGAAACGGCCCCTGACGCGGGATGGGTCGACGGGCGCGCCCACGAACTCGTCATCCCCCTCGCCTTCAACGGCGAGCCCGGACCGGCACCACAGTGGCTCGATAGTGGGAAGACCGTCGGGCGTGAGCATGGTCATCTCCCCGGTTGCGACGGGCGATTCCTCGTGAAGCTCTACGGCCACCCTGACCACTACGGCAGCATTCTCACCCGTTTCCTTCCGCACCTGCTCACCGAACTGGGCAGCACCGTGCGGTGGTGGTTCCTGCCCTACAGCGACCCGAACGACCATCTGCGGCTGCGTCTTATCGTGCCGACCGACCGCGCCGCGAGTACCCCCGGCGCGATCGGCGCCTGGACTCAGAGGCTGCGCCAGGCTGGGTTGATCTCCCGAGTGCAGTGGGACACCGATTTCCCCGAAACCGCCCGCTTCGGAGGCGTCCAGGCGATCGACGCTGCTGAGGCGTACTTCGCGGCGGACTCCAAGGCCGCCGCCGCACAGATCACCTACAGCTCGACGAAAGGCGGCCCTGACGCACGGGCCCTGACGGCCGCCAGCATGCTCGACCTCACGACCAGCCTGATCGGGAACCCCGCCGAAGCAATGTCCTGGCTGATCGACCACGCACAGACCACCAGCACACCTCCCGCCCGGGACTTGTACGACCAGGCGGTCACCCTGGGGAACCCGAACGACCGCTGCGATCTGGCCCGGCAGCCCGACGGCGAGCAGATCCTCGCCCGCTGGGCCCAGCGGCGCGAAACTCTGGCTGCCTACAAGGCCGTGCTCGACACGGCGGGCACGGCCAGCGCGACCGCGCTGCTGCCAGAACTGCTGCATCTGCACCACACCCGCATAGCCGGACTCGACCTGAAGGCAGAAGGCCAATGCCTGCACCTGGCCCGCGCCGCAGCGTTGAGCTGGACCGCACGAGGTAGAAGCGGCTCATGA
- a CDS encoding lanthionine synthetase C family protein: MRPIPQALTAADILAAALADPCTAWVAAPGKRAWAQSLAGGAAGIALLHIERARTGRGDWNTAHAWLSQAASEDLTAASNASLYLGAPALAFVLRAAAGSTGRYRSALEKLNDATIAVTQRRLAQAHARIDRGERPAMKEFDLIRGLAGLGAYHLAHQPHHKITTDVLTYLVRLTDPLPKQGDLPAWWTDVSPNGEPTAGFPGGHGNFGLAHGIGSALSVMSLALLYGLDVPEMTDAVARICTWTDRWRQGDDTSPWWPGFISIEQATDGHIDLALRPRPSWCYGVSGTARAQQLAGLALGEPARVQAAENAILAALRDPIQLDLLPEIGLCHGTAGLLHTAWRMADQTTNPAIIAELPRVTDRLIAVLDRFDHEPELLDGTAGAALALHTAGTATAPVSRWDAFLALA, from the coding sequence ATGAGACCGATACCGCAGGCGTTGACCGCCGCAGACATCCTCGCCGCGGCGCTGGCCGACCCGTGCACCGCCTGGGTCGCAGCACCCGGTAAGCGAGCGTGGGCGCAATCGCTGGCCGGTGGCGCAGCCGGGATCGCCCTGCTCCACATCGAACGTGCCCGCACCGGTCGTGGCGACTGGAACACCGCACACGCCTGGTTATCCCAGGCAGCCTCCGAGGACCTCACCGCCGCCTCCAACGCAAGCCTCTACCTCGGGGCCCCCGCCCTGGCCTTCGTTCTGCGCGCCGCCGCAGGCTCCACCGGCCGGTACCGAAGCGCGCTGGAGAAACTGAACGACGCCACCATCGCGGTCACCCAGCGGCGACTGGCACAGGCCCACGCCCGCATCGATCGAGGCGAACGCCCCGCCATGAAGGAGTTCGACCTGATCCGCGGACTCGCCGGGCTGGGCGCCTACCACCTCGCCCACCAACCGCACCACAAGATCACCACCGATGTGCTGACCTACCTGGTGCGCCTTACCGATCCCCTTCCCAAACAGGGCGACCTCCCCGCCTGGTGGACCGACGTCTCCCCCAATGGCGAGCCGACCGCGGGCTTCCCCGGAGGGCACGGGAACTTCGGGCTGGCACACGGCATCGGCTCAGCCTTATCCGTGATGTCACTGGCGCTCCTGTACGGCCTGGATGTACCGGAGATGACCGACGCAGTCGCACGAATCTGCACCTGGACCGACCGGTGGCGCCAAGGAGATGACACCAGCCCGTGGTGGCCAGGCTTCATCTCGATCGAGCAGGCCACTGACGGGCATATCGACCTGGCACTGCGGCCCCGGCCATCCTGGTGCTATGGCGTCAGCGGCACCGCCCGCGCCCAACAGTTGGCCGGTCTGGCACTGGGCGAGCCCGCACGCGTGCAGGCCGCCGAGAACGCCATCCTTGCGGCTCTGCGCGACCCGATCCAACTAGACCTGCTCCCCGAGATCGGCCTGTGCCACGGGACGGCCGGACTGCTGCACACCGCGTGGCGGATGGCCGACCAGACAACGAACCCCGCGATCATCGCGGAGCTGCCGCGCGTAACCGATCGCCTGATTGCCGTGCTCGACCGTTTCGACCACGAGCCCGAACTGCTCGATGGCACCGCTGGAGCAGCCCTCGCTCTGCACACCGCCGGCACCGCGACCGCACCCGTATCGCGCTGGGACGCCTTTCTCGCCCTGGCGTGA
- a CDS encoding thiopeptide-type bacteriocin biosynthesis protein, producing MDNSPAWHQVNIAFPDWHRAEQTALAHLTPLLCTAEDEGAIGTWFLIRKRPCWRVRYLPAPDTHVRIGRELEALTVAGHIATWTPAIYEPEVHAFGGAEAMMVAHRLFHRDSRGLLTYLQHEDGTARGHRREMSLMLCSILMRSAGLDWYEQGDVWARVVAHRPLPAADQSNTGRLHAAVHRLITVDTEDQLSQEGPLAHAAGWASAYTAAGHELAHLAASGALHRGLRAILAHHLLFAWNRIGLPYATQAALAATAKSVIFGPDPTTENSATAVNIGINTTPSGPASAPR from the coding sequence ATGGACAACTCGCCCGCGTGGCACCAGGTCAACATCGCCTTCCCCGACTGGCACCGTGCCGAGCAAACCGCCCTGGCCCACCTCACCCCCCTCCTGTGCACCGCCGAGGACGAAGGCGCGATAGGTACCTGGTTCCTCATCCGCAAACGCCCGTGCTGGCGCGTGCGCTACCTGCCTGCCCCCGACACCCACGTCCGCATCGGCCGAGAGCTGGAGGCGCTGACAGTCGCAGGGCACATCGCCACCTGGACACCTGCCATCTACGAGCCCGAAGTGCACGCCTTCGGTGGCGCCGAAGCGATGATGGTGGCCCACCGCCTCTTCCACCGCGACAGCCGTGGCCTGCTGACCTACCTCCAGCATGAGGACGGAACCGCGCGCGGCCATCGCCGGGAAATGTCCCTCATGCTGTGCAGCATCCTGATGCGGTCGGCCGGCCTGGACTGGTACGAGCAGGGCGACGTCTGGGCGAGGGTGGTCGCCCACCGACCACTGCCCGCCGCCGACCAGAGCAACACCGGCCGACTGCACGCTGCCGTGCACCGGCTGATCACCGTGGACACAGAGGACCAGCTCAGCCAGGAGGGGCCCCTGGCCCACGCCGCGGGATGGGCCAGTGCCTACACCGCCGCCGGACACGAGCTGGCCCACCTCGCCGCCTCCGGAGCGCTACACCGCGGCCTACGCGCCATCCTGGCCCACCACCTGCTCTTCGCCTGGAACCGGATCGGCCTGCCCTACGCCACCCAAGCCGCCCTCGCAGCCACCGCCAAGTCCGTGATCTTCGGCCCCGATCCCACCACAGAAAACAGCGCCACCGCAGTGAACATCGGCATCAACACCACGCCCAGCGGCCCGGCCTCGGCACCCCGCTGA
- the mobF gene encoding MobF family relaxase, which yields MIGSSDEQTEYRLTGGHGCGKAATVDAAPLVAAIEAKAEEAGTSVARLLGSTEAKKAFFRARAQLRNAKTARFTTFDAVEVASAAGLDAHELYGETIAPAPAADGQVDYHLNASERPLMWIGNGLAEFDIVPGSTLTPEQFQAARRLMRGEDPRTGQTLVEPKLAIAPAAKLSAAPLVRAIRRSAAERGVKPDSLLDSQRKKAAFATMERQLTRFGEAHKVPASTLLKLAGAVGIDAVELYGEQALEKALLAEAGGRLDARALLHAVEEKARATGQQPTDLFDSRSMKRRYQQTETEGGRRLRDLPMDVREAIAMAKAAGIAPEQVWDAEEIKAAMREGRVEVGNRGTDVTLDLAKSKSAFLAYAPPKLAAEVEDIFTSAGCEAIEALQSWTAYGMRGRHGDGQSADVIGTSGFSGWLMIHRAARPVGGAPYGDPHFHLHFTLANMAKGDDGQWSTVAAGGRDIHRHTRATQSLMNARIRRELGDRYGISFRREERTGAWEIAAIPEATIRLFSKRDSQIRQLLSKLGLDYDSATLRERTAASAASKAAKNGEAAGVEDDVLRAYWQAEGRAAGDDPDAITTGAVGESVDQLNPSLEELCSIVFDPKTGLTSHSKEFTHAAAIAAVLDALPNGIGTAAEAEKLTNSVLQQAGYAVKLNPRGAQHYAHADRYTTADIVAAEALIVTETTRRLNEQSAVVSGDTVVMTLSTVEAQQGFPFSAEQRAVLERLLTAGHGIDSVEGVAGAGKTTLMDAARQAWEAQGLVIAGASTAAVAAANLKAEAGITSRTLASWLMGIRKGGRGLAGVDVLVVDEDAMCDDRDIAELLEHAAKTGTKVVGIGDPKQLHSPGVGGHFGAVHRIVGGLRLTENFRQKDAVERRALQLWRDDRRVESLRTFAGTGRVHALANKDETLAAMLTIWADKRSAHSDDHTAVQQLLMLAATNEIVEELNLGARALRKTTGDLIGPEHTYALAGGRELTLSVGDQVLLRVNDYRAKKSRGANEDVLNGLRGIVRAVDDERRVLVEWRVKTVDGHEDHAEWVDADYIAQGGLSLGYAITGHKSQGLSVQETLVYGPGAQANALYTMMSRDKKESHLFLPLSVYETDADRARGGEALTDQEQLDRAVAGLIREVETGTEERMILTELPTAAVPAHVRQAVADLPTPRAPGTGDPYEADGPEDAPQPEDRPTPSTTERPAPSASATETAPTTGCPYAHLSNVALHDAIRKAATAARATRTAAEKAEAVADRAEQQAAAGTGPNVLALNRRHQDLTARAEAICEIRTLTDVVAQHTHAKREVEERLHQLDYQLTATGRFGRPVLRGDDRVHAEAERGTLQQQRIEAARELEALHDRLQELCSLAGPAEEHEAVIAEAETLGRDKTVLLRRAQNKDNQAAKSVRGEATKARSTARGAAYREAGLREALSRRTGTQVAGQEAQEPSQKPQPASLYANRTVTDVQQHHEAPEAPSAEPLL from the coding sequence GTGATCGGCTCGTCGGACGAGCAGACCGAGTACCGCCTGACCGGAGGCCACGGCTGCGGGAAAGCCGCCACCGTCGATGCCGCCCCGCTCGTGGCCGCCATCGAGGCCAAGGCCGAAGAAGCTGGAACCAGCGTCGCCAGACTCCTCGGCTCCACCGAGGCCAAGAAGGCATTCTTCCGCGCCCGCGCCCAGTTGAGGAACGCCAAGACCGCCCGGTTCACTACATTCGACGCCGTCGAAGTCGCCTCCGCAGCAGGGCTCGACGCCCACGAACTCTACGGGGAGACCATTGCCCCCGCCCCGGCAGCCGACGGACAGGTCGACTACCACCTGAACGCGAGCGAACGCCCGCTGATGTGGATCGGGAACGGCCTAGCCGAGTTCGACATCGTCCCCGGCAGCACCCTCACGCCCGAGCAATTCCAAGCTGCTCGACGCCTCATGCGCGGCGAGGACCCGCGCACCGGGCAGACCCTGGTGGAACCGAAGCTCGCCATCGCCCCGGCCGCCAAGCTGTCTGCGGCCCCCCTGGTCCGGGCCATCCGCCGCAGTGCCGCCGAGCGCGGCGTGAAGCCGGATTCACTGCTCGACTCTCAGCGCAAGAAGGCCGCCTTCGCCACCATGGAGCGGCAACTGACCCGGTTTGGCGAAGCCCACAAGGTACCCGCCTCCACCCTGCTCAAACTCGCCGGCGCCGTCGGCATTGACGCCGTCGAGCTCTACGGCGAACAGGCCCTGGAGAAGGCACTTCTCGCCGAGGCCGGCGGGCGACTCGACGCCCGTGCACTCCTGCATGCCGTCGAGGAGAAGGCCCGCGCGACGGGGCAGCAGCCCACGGACCTGTTCGACTCCCGGTCCATGAAACGGCGTTACCAGCAGACCGAGACCGAAGGCGGCCGTCGGCTTCGCGATCTGCCCATGGACGTCCGCGAAGCCATCGCCATGGCCAAGGCCGCTGGTATCGCTCCGGAGCAGGTCTGGGACGCGGAAGAAATCAAGGCCGCCATGCGGGAAGGCCGCGTGGAAGTCGGCAACCGGGGCACCGACGTCACCTTGGACCTGGCCAAGAGCAAGTCAGCATTCCTCGCATACGCCCCGCCGAAGTTGGCCGCCGAGGTAGAGGACATCTTCACCTCCGCCGGATGCGAGGCCATCGAGGCCCTCCAAAGCTGGACCGCCTACGGGATGCGCGGTCGTCACGGCGACGGCCAGTCCGCCGACGTCATCGGAACCAGCGGGTTCTCCGGGTGGCTGATGATCCACCGCGCGGCCCGGCCGGTCGGCGGCGCGCCCTATGGCGACCCCCACTTCCACTTGCACTTCACTCTGGCCAACATGGCCAAGGGCGATGACGGGCAATGGTCCACCGTGGCCGCAGGCGGCCGGGACATTCATCGCCATACCCGAGCGACCCAGTCCCTGATGAACGCCCGCATCCGCCGCGAACTCGGCGACCGCTACGGCATCAGCTTCCGCCGCGAAGAACGCACCGGGGCATGGGAAATTGCCGCCATCCCCGAAGCCACCATCCGACTCTTCAGCAAGCGCGACAGCCAGATCCGTCAACTGCTCAGCAAACTCGGACTCGACTACGACAGCGCCACCCTGCGCGAACGCACCGCCGCCTCCGCCGCCTCCAAGGCCGCCAAGAACGGCGAAGCCGCAGGCGTCGAGGATGACGTCCTGCGCGCGTACTGGCAGGCCGAAGGACGCGCCGCCGGTGACGACCCCGACGCCATCACCACCGGAGCCGTCGGCGAATCCGTCGATCAGCTCAACCCGAGCCTGGAAGAGCTGTGCAGCATCGTCTTCGACCCGAAGACCGGCCTCACCAGCCACTCCAAGGAATTCACGCACGCCGCCGCCATCGCGGCCGTGCTTGACGCGCTCCCGAACGGGATCGGTACCGCCGCCGAAGCCGAGAAGCTCACCAACTCCGTGCTCCAGCAGGCCGGGTACGCCGTCAAGCTCAACCCCCGGGGCGCCCAGCACTACGCGCACGCCGACCGGTACACGACCGCGGACATCGTCGCCGCCGAAGCGCTGATCGTCACTGAGACCACCCGGCGCCTGAACGAACAGTCCGCCGTCGTCAGCGGCGACACGGTCGTGATGACCCTGTCCACAGTCGAGGCCCAGCAGGGCTTCCCCTTCTCCGCCGAGCAGCGCGCCGTCCTCGAACGGCTCCTCACCGCTGGACACGGCATTGACTCTGTCGAGGGCGTCGCGGGCGCGGGCAAGACGACGCTCATGGACGCCGCCCGGCAGGCATGGGAGGCCCAGGGCCTGGTAATCGCGGGAGCGAGCACGGCGGCCGTCGCCGCCGCCAACCTCAAGGCGGAAGCCGGGATCACCTCCCGCACCCTCGCCTCCTGGCTCATGGGCATCCGCAAGGGCGGGCGAGGGCTTGCCGGTGTGGACGTTCTGGTCGTGGACGAAGACGCCATGTGCGATGACCGCGATATCGCCGAACTCCTCGAACACGCCGCGAAGACCGGCACGAAGGTCGTCGGCATCGGCGACCCCAAGCAGTTGCACTCGCCGGGCGTCGGCGGCCACTTCGGCGCAGTCCACCGCATCGTGGGCGGTCTGAGGCTGACGGAGAACTTCCGGCAGAAGGACGCCGTCGAACGCCGCGCGCTCCAGCTGTGGCGCGACGACCGGCGCGTGGAATCGCTGCGGACCTTCGCCGGCACGGGCCGCGTGCACGCGCTCGCTAACAAGGACGAGACGCTCGCTGCGATGCTCACCATCTGGGCCGACAAGCGCTCCGCGCACAGCGACGACCACACTGCCGTGCAGCAGCTGCTGATGCTGGCCGCCACGAACGAGATCGTCGAAGAGCTCAACCTCGGAGCCCGGGCCCTGCGCAAGACCACCGGCGATCTCATCGGCCCCGAGCACACCTATGCGCTCGCCGGTGGACGTGAACTGACCCTCTCTGTGGGGGACCAGGTCCTCCTGCGCGTCAACGACTACCGCGCCAAGAAGAGCCGCGGTGCGAACGAAGACGTGCTCAACGGGCTCCGCGGAATCGTCCGCGCAGTGGACGACGAACGCCGTGTTCTCGTCGAGTGGCGAGTCAAGACGGTCGACGGCCACGAAGACCACGCCGAATGGGTTGATGCGGACTACATCGCCCAGGGCGGCCTGAGTCTTGGCTACGCGATCACCGGCCATAAGAGCCAGGGCCTCAGCGTTCAGGAAACCCTGGTCTACGGCCCCGGCGCGCAGGCCAATGCCCTCTACACGATGATGAGCCGAGACAAGAAGGAGTCCCACCTCTTCCTCCCGCTGTCCGTCTACGAAACCGACGCCGACCGTGCCCGCGGAGGAGAGGCGCTCACCGACCAGGAACAGCTAGACCGTGCTGTCGCCGGCCTCATCCGCGAGGTTGAGACCGGCACCGAAGAGCGCATGATCCTCACCGAACTTCCGACGGCCGCGGTCCCCGCCCACGTCCGACAGGCGGTAGCCGATCTGCCGACCCCCCGCGCTCCCGGAACTGGCGACCCGTACGAGGCGGACGGCCCGGAAGACGCGCCGCAGCCCGAGGACCGCCCCACCCCGAGCACCACGGAGCGACCCGCGCCGTCGGCCTCAGCAACGGAAACCGCCCCCACGACTGGCTGCCCGTACGCACACCTCAGCAATGTGGCTCTGCACGACGCGATTCGCAAGGCTGCCACGGCCGCCCGCGCCACCCGTACGGCAGCCGAAAAGGCGGAGGCAGTAGCCGACCGCGCCGAACAACAAGCCGCAGCGGGAACAGGACCGAACGTGCTTGCCCTCAACCGGAGGCACCAGGACCTCACCGCACGCGCCGAGGCGATCTGCGAGATCCGTACCCTCACGGACGTGGTCGCCCAGCACACTCACGCAAAGCGCGAAGTGGAAGAACGACTGCACCAGCTTGACTATCAGTTGACCGCCACCGGCCGGTTCGGCCGTCCCGTACTACGCGGTGACGACCGTGTCCACGCCGAGGCTGAACGCGGAACGCTCCAGCAACAGCGCATCGAGGCCGCGCGTGAACTGGAGGCATTGCACGACCGTCTTCAGGAGCTTTGCTCCCTTGCCGGTCCCGCCGAGGAGCACGAGGCCGTGATCGCCGAAGCAGAGACACTGGGGCGCGACAAAACCGTCCTCCTGCGCCGTGCCCAGAACAAGGACAACCAGGCCGCTAAGAGCGTCCGGGGGGAGGCGACGAAGGCCCGAAGCACCGCCCGGGGCGCCGCCTACAGAGAAGCCGGACTCCGAGAGGCGCTGTCCCGGCGTACGGGGACGCAGGTCGCTGGGCAAGAGGCCCAGGAGCCATCGCAGAAGCCACAGCCCGCTTCTCTGTACGCCAACCGCACTGTCACGGACGTCCAGCAGCACCATGAAGCACCGGAAGCTCCCTCAGCTGAACCATTGCTGTAG
- a CDS encoding DUF6211 family protein: MLCDRHPDCPQPGDIAQLTRGNSIGADPGDSFVIVEDFPPTGRHLVLNLPVDHPGRADWAAAVPLADIATLTRLEPAGSRTWAPAPDPDDIQ, from the coding sequence ATGCTATGCGACCGACACCCCGACTGTCCCCAGCCCGGCGACATCGCCCAGCTCACGAGGGGTAACAGCATCGGCGCCGACCCCGGCGACAGCTTCGTCATCGTCGAGGACTTCCCCCCGACCGGCCGGCATCTCGTGCTCAACCTCCCCGTCGACCACCCAGGCCGCGCCGACTGGGCCGCCGCCGTCCCCCTGGCCGACATAGCCACCCTCACCCGGCTCGAACCGGCGGGCAGTCGTACGTGGGCGCCGGCCCCGGACCCGGACGACATCCAGTGA
- a CDS encoding DUF6349 family protein, with amino-acid sequence MTATVAEPTGARARQTYYWRVRNARTRQSPGSAGQAWHIQPGHPGGAYSDLGHELDPPEHHAPTLLSRSRPTGRRGDEQEFRGGCLACEWEGPVHSGNGFGDGDNEAVEDAHDHCFPGWRALPPITTVEDRWAVPRSRSRWAQLTSQYPAGWIDQGAPVVAWRRYRREAHAPPYTGRPRYELRVTRPPIDRGRRPTDQGALF; translated from the coding sequence ATGACCGCGACCGTCGCCGAGCCGACCGGAGCACGGGCACGGCAGACGTACTACTGGCGGGTGCGCAACGCGCGGACGCGCCAGTCACCCGGGAGCGCCGGGCAGGCGTGGCACATTCAGCCCGGACACCCCGGCGGCGCGTACAGCGACCTCGGCCATGAGCTGGACCCGCCCGAACACCACGCCCCGACCCTGCTCTCCCGCAGCCGGCCGACCGGCCGCCGGGGGGACGAGCAGGAGTTCCGGGGCGGGTGTCTCGCGTGCGAGTGGGAAGGCCCCGTGCACTCCGGCAACGGGTTCGGGGACGGTGACAACGAGGCGGTGGAGGACGCGCACGACCACTGTTTCCCCGGCTGGCGGGCGCTGCCGCCGATCACCACGGTCGAGGACCGGTGGGCCGTCCCGCGCAGCCGGAGCCGCTGGGCTCAGCTCACCTCCCAGTACCCGGCGGGCTGGATCGACCAGGGCGCCCCCGTCGTGGCGTGGCGCCGCTACCGCCGCGAAGCTCACGCCCCGCCGTACACGGGACGCCCCCGCTACGAACTCCGCGTCACCCGGCCACCCATCGACCGGGGCCGACGCCCTACAGATCAAGGGGCTCTCTTCTGA